Proteins from one Ipomoea triloba cultivar NCNSP0323 chromosome 1, ASM357664v1 genomic window:
- the LOC116011881 gene encoding protein TIFY 8-like: MAHSHPANANTKISANAAQGLKGSAVFHDFFGKGCPPDSSPAASASLGASSAGGRTPISTTSDLASGPETSYRYSGSKRCNSDSIMGASRDKFPTVRPDSLESSRAMKLLQSAGGERLIRRPYDEEASLGVHPMRPLSASLMSQSSLGAKPDATNTSRWDRGVPINVGPTLQYPPRASQISPYSYQAPSNRFRDGIAGPSVISQAAADEGSRTGIKGSGILSSINASGGMTDRALPGVPLSSCKQKSGVHISEPESSTNLSQRGAASTGRQMTIFYGGQAHVFDDVQPNKADIIMALAGSNGGSWSTTYAPKSAPRPSSIENCMPSGENEMGVGRGTSLLRELQNRSSLRAVCSHASGSGDQISLPPGIHRGSFIAKEARAAVQTAETMNEEKRDI; this comes from the exons ATGGCTCACTCTCACCCCGCCAATGCGAATACCAAGATTTCTGCTAATGCTGCTCAAGGACTAAAGGGCTCTGCTGTTTTTCATGATTTCTTTGGCAAAGGCTGCCCCCCAGATTCGTCTCCGGCCGCCTCTGCCTCCCTTGGCGCCTCCTCTGCCGGCGGCCGTACTCCCATTTCCACCACTTCTGATCTGGCCTCTG GGCCAGAGACAAGTTATCGATATTCTGGAAGTAAAAGGTGTAATTCAGATTCTATTATGGGGGCGTCTAGAGATAAATTTCCGACAGTTCGACCAGACTCGCTAGAGAGCTCACGAGCAATGAAG CTGCTACAGAGTGCTGGAGGAGAGCGACTAATTAGAAGGCCATACGATGAAGAGGCTTCACTTGGAGTGCATCCAATGAGGCCACTTTCAGCATCTCTTATGTCGCAATCTTCCTTGGGTGCTAAACCTGATGCCACCAACACTTCAAGGTGGGATCGAGGTGTTCCGATTAATGTTGGGCCCACATTGCAGTATCCTCCACGTGCCAGCCAAATTTCGCCTTACAGCTATCAAGCACCATCGAACAGGTTCAGAGATGGCATTGCTGGCCCTTCAGTAATATCTCAAGCAGCTGCTGATGAGGGATCAAGGACGGGAATCAAAGGATCTGGAATATTGAGCTCCATCAATGCAAGTGGTGGCATGACTGATCGAGCCCTTCCTGGGGTGCCATTAAGTAGCTGTAAGCAGAAGTCCGGGGTTCACATTTCTGAGCCAGAATCTTCTACTAATCTCAG CCAGAGAGGAGCGGCATCTACTGGTCGTCAGATGACTATATTTTATGGTGGCCAAGCCCACGTTTTTGATGATGTGCAGCCCAACAAG GCAGATATTATTATGGCCTTAGCTGGTTCAAATGGAGGATCTTGGTCCACGACCTATGCTCCAAAATCTGCGCCAAGGCCGTCTAGCATAGAGAATTGTATGCCTAGTGGTGAGAATGAGATGGGCGTTGGAAGGGGCACGAGTTTGTTACGGGAATTGCAAAACAGGTCATCTCTCAGAGCGGTCTGTAGTCATGCATCTGGTTCCGGTGATCAAATCTCTCTACCTCCTG GTATTCATCGAGGCAGTTTCATCGCTAAGGAAGCAAGAGCTGCGGTTCAAACAGCAGAAACTATGAATGAAGAAAAACGCGATATATGA
- the LOC116029764 gene encoding coiled-coil domain-containing protein 93 isoform X1, with product MTRESNVEELKQEKNKILNEINGLQEKIDPTAQRLLSLLETLKALEKQHSEFQLHCTLHNSKLQSKINELEEVEQNTKEGKLSNSLDHSLSDSNERLDSAKKELASKLRAIMSLKRSLDSVPSQAELIQYELRLSELNTHIQGKHCQTQKYYATFNTLLEIKELMLKETSLLNSISSQFQNAITSPAGREKLISSMEGILQGTQQKLEKVQLALESEMEVREIRKAKYVSTISEQRKCNSLLKTLQVERAKNERLCQQTSESAPSGMREKL from the exons atgacaaGAGAGAGCAACGTAGAAGAACTG AAGCaggaaaagaacaaaatattgaatgaaataAATGGACTGCAAGAGAAAATTGATCCAACGGCTCAGAGATTGCTGTCACTCTTGGAAACCCTCAAG GCTCTTGAGAAGCAACATTCTGAATTCCAATTGCATTGCACActacataattctaaattgcAATCTAAGATAAATGAGCTGGAGGAAGTAGAACAAAATACGAAAGAGGGAAAGCTTTCTAATAGTTTAGATCATTCTTTATCCGACTCCAATGAGAGGCTGGATTCTGCAAAGAAG GAGCTTGCTTCTAAGTTAAGGGCTATTATGTCACTAAAACGGAGTCTTGATAGTGTACCTTCACAAGCTGAACTCATTCA GTATGAACTCCGCCTCTCTGAACTTAATACCCATATTCAG GGAAAGCATTGTCAAACTCAGAAATACTATGCTACTTTTAACACATTGTTGGAAATCAAAGAATTGATGCTAAAGGAAACATCTTTACTAAATTCCATTAGTTCACAG TTCCAAAATGCTATTACTAGCCCTGCAGGTCGGGAGAAACTTATTTCTTCCATGGAGGGAATTTTGCAGGGAACTCAACAG AAACTGGAAAAAGTACAACTTGCACTGGAATCAGAGATGGAAGTTCGTGAAATTCGCAAGGCCAAGTATGTTTCAACTATTTCTGAACAAAGAAAGTGCAATTCCCTTCTAAAAACTCTCCAG GTGGAACGTGCAAAGAACGAGAGACTTTGTCAGCAGACATCAGAAAGCGCCCCCAGTGGCATGCGAGAGAAGTTATGA
- the LOC116029764 gene encoding coiled-coil domain-containing protein 93 isoform X2, translating into MRLECNVALEKQHSEFQLHCTLHNSKLQSKINELEEVEQNTKEGKLSNSLDHSLSDSNERLDSAKKELASKLRAIMSLKRSLDSVPSQAELIQYELRLSELNTHIQGKHCQTQKYYATFNTLLEIKELMLKETSLLNSISSQFQNAITSPAGREKLISSMEGILQGTQQKLEKVQLALESEMEVREIRKAKYVSTISEQRKCNSLLKTLQVERAKNERLCQQTSESAPSGMREKL; encoded by the exons ATGAGATTGGAATGCAATGTT GCTCTTGAGAAGCAACATTCTGAATTCCAATTGCATTGCACActacataattctaaattgcAATCTAAGATAAATGAGCTGGAGGAAGTAGAACAAAATACGAAAGAGGGAAAGCTTTCTAATAGTTTAGATCATTCTTTATCCGACTCCAATGAGAGGCTGGATTCTGCAAAGAAG GAGCTTGCTTCTAAGTTAAGGGCTATTATGTCACTAAAACGGAGTCTTGATAGTGTACCTTCACAAGCTGAACTCATTCA GTATGAACTCCGCCTCTCTGAACTTAATACCCATATTCAG GGAAAGCATTGTCAAACTCAGAAATACTATGCTACTTTTAACACATTGTTGGAAATCAAAGAATTGATGCTAAAGGAAACATCTTTACTAAATTCCATTAGTTCACAG TTCCAAAATGCTATTACTAGCCCTGCAGGTCGGGAGAAACTTATTTCTTCCATGGAGGGAATTTTGCAGGGAACTCAACAG AAACTGGAAAAAGTACAACTTGCACTGGAATCAGAGATGGAAGTTCGTGAAATTCGCAAGGCCAAGTATGTTTCAACTATTTCTGAACAAAGAAAGTGCAATTCCCTTCTAAAAACTCTCCAG GTGGAACGTGCAAAGAACGAGAGACTTTGTCAGCAGACATCAGAAAGCGCCCCCAGTGGCATGCGAGAGAAGTTATGA
- the LOC116029764 gene encoding coiled-coil domain-containing protein 93 isoform X3, which translates to MTRESNVEELKQEKNKILNEINGLQEKIDPTAQRLLSLLETLKALEKQHSEFQLHCTLHNSKLQSKINELEEVEQNTKEGKLSNSLDHSLSDSNERLDSAKKELASKLRAIMSLKRSLDSVPSQAELIQYELRLSELNTHIQGKHCQTQKYYATFNTLLEIKELMLKETSLLNSISSQVGRNLFLPWREFCRELNRNWKKYNLHWNQRWKFVKFARPSMFQLFLNKESAIPF; encoded by the exons atgacaaGAGAGAGCAACGTAGAAGAACTG AAGCaggaaaagaacaaaatattgaatgaaataAATGGACTGCAAGAGAAAATTGATCCAACGGCTCAGAGATTGCTGTCACTCTTGGAAACCCTCAAG GCTCTTGAGAAGCAACATTCTGAATTCCAATTGCATTGCACActacataattctaaattgcAATCTAAGATAAATGAGCTGGAGGAAGTAGAACAAAATACGAAAGAGGGAAAGCTTTCTAATAGTTTAGATCATTCTTTATCCGACTCCAATGAGAGGCTGGATTCTGCAAAGAAG GAGCTTGCTTCTAAGTTAAGGGCTATTATGTCACTAAAACGGAGTCTTGATAGTGTACCTTCACAAGCTGAACTCATTCA GTATGAACTCCGCCTCTCTGAACTTAATACCCATATTCAG GGAAAGCATTGTCAAACTCAGAAATACTATGCTACTTTTAACACATTGTTGGAAATCAAAGAATTGATGCTAAAGGAAACATCTTTACTAAATTCCATTAGTTCACAG GTCGGGAGAAACTTATTTCTTCCATGGAGGGAATTTTGCAGGGAACTCAACAG AAACTGGAAAAAGTACAACTTGCACTGGAATCAGAGATGGAAGTTCGTGAAATTCGCAAGGCCAAGTATGTTTCAACTATTTCTGAACAAAGAAAGTGCAATTCCCTTCTAA